A stretch of DNA from Scatophagus argus isolate fScaArg1 chromosome 23, fScaArg1.pri, whole genome shotgun sequence:
CTAACATTTGTTTAGCATCAGCGTGACAGTTTTGttattgtgagcatgttagcatttagctgcCTCATCACGGAAAACTCTAGCCTAGACTTGTTCTTATCAACAGGTGGCATGTACGAACTGGAAGAGGGTTATGTTTTCCCTGAAAAAGGGCGAGCCATATGAGGACCCCATGTCCATATCTGGTGATTTGGTCCACATCCCCAATGAGCTCACTTTCCTGAACAGCTTTCCAAGAACGGAGATTAAGGTCAGTTCCTACAATTATCAGAAATCTTTTAAAGTTATATATACCATATATGGGACATGTAAGACTTAGTCTCACTAGTAGTCAATTCAATCAGAGCAGGGTTAGTGTGACAGGGGGTTGATATGTCTGTACATATTGGTTGACCACAGGTGAAGCTGAAGCACTACACCAAGTTCCTGTTTGTCCGGGACCCGTTTGTCCGTCTCATCTCCGCCTATCGAGACAAGTTCCAGCGGCCCAGGCAGTACTTCTATTATTACTTCGGCCGGGACATATTGCAACTGTATGCTAACCAGCCCAACCCACCACAGTCAGTGGACGAAGCCTATTCATCTGGTCTGCGCCCCTCATTTTACAACTTCATACAATACCTGATAGACCCTCAGACGGAAAAGAGGGGGCCCTTCGAACCACACTGGAGGCAGATGTACCGCCTATGCCACCCCTGCCTCATACAGTAAGCCCATTTATACCAACTGCTCTCTAAACTGTAAATGTCCTATCGGTTTGTAGGGTTCACTGACCTGAGGAGGAATTACCGTtttacaaatacacagaaatggttgttgttgtttttttttcacactgattCTAATATATTTACACACTCAATATCTTTAACCAACaagtaaattaaaattcaaaggGAGTGAGGCAACAGATTTCAGCAGCAGAATTATACTTGACACAGAGATGTAATCACAAATTACAAAGAGTTTTTCTCCGCATCTTCCTTTCCTAATAgtattttaaaggttttttcaAGTGATTTAGATGTTTTCATAAAGTTCAGAGTTCGTgagagttgtttttgtttgtttgtttgtttgtttgtttgttttagtacCTAGAAAGAGTCAAGCTCCAGACAAATACTGACTTCCAATAATGCAACTAGACTGTACTTCTCATGATAAACAGATcttgatgtgtaaaattgttGGAATGCTTTAACATCCACGAATTACCAGTgaattcaaagtaaaaaaaataaaaaatactcaCTTAACCTGTAGTTTGACACTGGTTTGTTTTACTTCTCAGATACGACTTTGTTGGCCATCAGGAGACTCTTCAAGATGATGCTGAACACCTACTGAGGATGTTAAGACTGGAGGACGACATTAAGTTCCCTCCTTCCTATGAAAACATGACTTCCACTGAATCTGTGTTGAACTGGTTCAAAATGGTGCCCctagaggagaggaggaagctgtACAAGCTCTATGAGGGGGACTTCAGGCTCTTTGGCTACCGAAAACCTGCCGAATTGCTTGACGGTTGAGATGAAGACATGATGGACAACATCACTCTTCCCAGACAAACGCAGAAAAATAGGAGCTCTGGTCTATAATTCCTAGTAATGAAGTCTAAAGTCAAAATTATtatgaaacatacaaatgaaAGCTGTTGTAATGataatgtaaaaacagaggAATGTAAAAAATATTGGCTATAGTCTCAGTGAGATAACAATGTTTCTGTGTTAATAAAAAAGGATAAATTGTTCAAAGTAATAAAATcatgacattaaaaatatttgttgtttagTGATCCGACATTGAGCTGAGCAGAGGGTCTATGATAGGAATCGATAGTGTTTATAAAAGAATACCAATTCCATTTAGGAGAGCTGTGTGGGGTGTACAGGTAGCGATTCCTACCATGCTGCCACATCATCAGTGCAGGGGTCCATGTGGCGTCCTCTCCTGTTTGGGTGTAGGCTGTCACGCGTAATAAGGATAGGCCTCACCCAAAGCAGGCTGACAACAAATTTTTATTGCAGGAGATCACTACAAGTCTTTCAGCCAGATGTGGAGGGAAAACCACTAGGGGCATCTCTTGATTCCTTTGCtatgagagagggaggggactGAGATGATCTTCTATGTCAAAACTAGACAGAATTAGTTTGGGTTAAAAATGTAATGCTTGTACATTATTTCgctgcttcttttcattttccagtttAAGATATGATAGATGTTCAGATCTCAAAAGAGTGTGCTGCTATCTCTACAGGTCTCTAGCAAAGTAAATTTCCTCAGTGCAGTTTTATAAATAAGAGATCATGCCTTTTACCCGTAATCACTCAAGTGTCCTTAAAATTCCATTAATCCCCTACACTTTTATTGTTTATAGTTCATTGATGCACTGTGcaactccagctgctgcagcagcatgaaGAAGTATCCAGCTGTTCCTTTTATTTATAGGATCCATTTTTCTCATCGTGTTGTCCTTTTACCACTGGGACATGTcacaagagaagagagagagatacaatATGTGTCTATACAaacatgtgtgtatttgaattTCCTACTGTTCCTGTTGCGCATCCTGGTTTGGAACGGATTTAAATTGTGTAAATaatgatttgtttgtatttcacaaGCATATTTCTGCCGCATATGAAATAGTTTGGGAACTTCTGAAAGGATTAGTAAATAATGGATCTGTTACCTCACCCCCGATTGCTTTTGGATTTCAGGCTTACGCTCATTTCTTCAGCTGAGTGGAGCtttcaaaaagacaaatgttcGGCCTTCAGGTTTCACCTTGCTTGTTGCCTCCATAAGAGAAAAGCTGCCCGAAAGAACATTATAATTTTATGCAGTCACAAGACATAGGTTCTTATTCTTCTTATCACAGCTGAGATGATCTATCGGCTGCAGACTGGGAATCAGTTTACAGCTGCTAAAAGAATTGTGTCTGACAAATTCATATATAAAAAAGGGACTTATTTCAGCATCAGAATTAAACTTAAAATGGTTTATTGCGATTGATTTGTGATTCTCTgttgtataaataaaactgatctCAGGAAGGGCAACAAAGAAGGAATCCTTGCCCTTTGAAGGAAAGACATGCAATAGCTGTCATGTGTAGAGAAGAGAAAATcacaatataaaacacacacacataatttaCTCACAGGTGTGATCCATTTCTGGGAAGGTGAAAGAATCACACTTCATCTCCATTAAAACTGTCTCACATCCAGATTTTCAGCAGACACTATGGCAACAGTGACTCCAGGTTaacagcaactttttttttaggCTTTATTACAAAACGACATGACAAAACAGTACACTTTTATATTGAAATCCAAACTCACAAAAGGTGACAGTAGTTTTTGTGTCTGACAAGGTCCATTCTGTGAGGCTGAAATAAAGTCCACATCCTTTCGTAAATCACTTGTGACTTGTGTGACTTGTGTCTGAGTGACTGTGGATACGAACAGTGACAGATCTGGGCAGTTGTCACTTACTGACATTTGCTGTGCGTTTTGAGCtttccacactgacacagatcTGATAGGTGACCTTCAAACCTACAGTATCATCCTCTTGACCTCTGCAGCAGTGTAGGCAGGGACAGCCCCATCATGATCACTGCAACCCATCTGAGGGCAGAagcttttcacactgacatAATGGTTCTAGTTTCTGACAGGACCAATGCAGTCTTACTGGACAGTCTATGGCTCAGCAGTCCTTTGGTGCCTTTGGACCCATCAAGGGGTGGGATTTGAGtggtgtgtcagagagagaaataaaacaaaatgagagagacagCGAACAGTGCTGAGAGATTCAAAgtgcacttttttcttttgcagtgcCGTCAGGAGAAGAGGATGCGACAACAGAAgtttaagagaaagaaaatatggcTTTTCAGTGTCTACACATGTAGACATTTCATCTTTCAAtctttttaacatttacattGCGTGATATCACGCTCAGCTCCATGTTGACAGCCAAGCTCAGACTgcttgtatttacattttatatttacatcTGACACTTCTATTTTGTTGTGGTTATCATCCTGAATGACTCACAACACTTGTTTTCTGCCTCGCAGGTCTTCCTCTCACATGCTTAGACATAAACTCATATATTTCTCATACATTTCTGGAGTCTCTCTTCATGCCACAGCTCCCATTTAAAGGCATTTGGCAGTAGCCATTTTGCATTTCTCCATGTAGTTCAGTTTTCCTGGAGGACACAAAACGGTGCAGTCGACAGTATATTTACATCACCTTTTCATATTGAACTTTCTTCACATTGAGCCAGCGGTGCGTTTGCTTTAAAAATAGGAAAGTTGGCCAGTTCCTCCTCTAGTCCTTTAATCCCTTCCCCTACCCCATCGCCCAGGCCCTCATCCACATCGTCCACCTCACCCGAATCCTTCTCAAACCCCTTGGGTCTCCCCGTTTCCCTGTCCCCCATCCTTCCATCCAGCATGTCTGCAGCTAAAATTTCAGAAGGGAACTTCAGCCCACTGCTACTTGTGTTGCTGTTGGAATACAAGGAATTCCCATGGCCATTGCTGGGGTTGCTGTGGATCAGGGTGCCACTGAAGCTGTTCCCATGGTGAGCACCATTACCCTGGTTGCTGAGGAGTGTTGTAGATGTGGTTGTGGTCGTCGTCCCGTTACGTTTTTCTGTCAATCTGAATCCCTCGGACAGCAGGCTGGCACTGCTAGGGGACTGTGGAGTGGCTGAGGAGCCCAGCAAGTTCCTCCCCTTTTCTGACGACAGCGAATTATCTGGCAGATGGTGGCCTGGGCGGCCAATGCGACGGGTCACAAAGTAGAGGAAAAGTATTCCACACACTAAACccccacaaaacaaaaagatgtaaATAGCCAGGACCTGACGCCCTCCTGTCAAGGCCACTGCTCCTCCAGCACTGGGGTCCTCTAGTGTCAGATGATAGGCTGCTCTGCGGCACGGGGTGGGGTCTCTGATACCTGGTCCCACCTCCTGGAGTAAAGAgacatgacagagaaaaagaagaaagagttCATCTTGTTCTACCTTGTCTGCTGAGTGAAAATTTAGGTATAATTCAACACAAGCAACATTACTACATAACGTTACTGAAAGTTGATAACACTAATTAAAAACTTTTTGGGGAAACATATTGTAGTCAGTGGTCAGAGTTTCCAAGTGTCTTAAAGTCTGCATATCAGTCATTTGCTGGTACGATATTGGTAACTAACATGCCAGATGCCATTTGTTATTACTTCACATTAGCAGGAACACGTGGAACGGATCTAGATTTGCCCCTGTTGGCTGCTGTACGTTTTGATATGTTTTGTCTCTGTACCTGGCATGTGCAGATGTATTTTCCCAGGTTGTCCTTTGTGACAGTCACCCCCAAGTCAGAGTAGTGCTGCTTGGTGTGCCGGTGGGGAGGATACTCCCAGCTACAGGGCCTGGGAGACAGCTGGATGCATGGCAACAGGAGGCGCACACCCGGAGTAACCCGCAGCTCCCTGATGGACGGGTTGCAACGCCCTGGAGGAGACAACAAGCAGAGAAACCAAGAGAGTTGAAACAGATATCAGTATATAGAAACAACAGACAAGGAAGAATATTATCAGTATTATTTACATTGTTGATGATCTCCAAATTAAAGtacagaaatgaaatacactTACCCTCTCCTATGCCACATTTCTTCAAGGCTTCATCTATTATATCACCGGGACCAGGactaagaacacacacaaaaaggagtCACACTTTTGCCACtttgaggagaaacagagatCTTTAGCTACTCATCTACTCATCTCATCAtcaaaagatgagaagaaagaagtGGTTTatcaacagaaaagaaatcagTTCCAGTTCTGATAATGGATAAACGTAAGACTTACGTGTtgacttattattttttatgacattatcttttttttagcattaatttgcgtgttttacattttgttagcagaagaaaaaaaatcataggtTGTAATTAACAACTGACTTGTTAAATGTGAATTTAATACAGATGAGTTTCCCTGTGTTTCTAACTAAATTGTTTATATATTGCTATACTTTAATGTTTTAACCCCAAAaacaagtgtgagtgtgaagatATTCTTGTGATATTCTTGTAGTACTCACTCTACTTTTGAGGGCCTGCAGGCTTTTTCATCTGTGTTCCACATACAGCCAAGGCCTCTGGCTCTGGCACAAACCTCGCAGCTGGTATACAGATCGCAACCTTCAGCGTGGACACGAGCCAGAGACAAAGGGCTGCCCACCAGAGCCCCACCCTGAACACACAGGGAAAAATTGAGCAATACATGAATGTCTGCATGTTTGGGAAGTATGTGTGTAGATAAATGTGCAAATGCTCTACCTGGTACAATAATATATTGTTGACAGGCTCCTGTGAGGTGAACAGAGGAATCTCCTGCAGTAAGGTGGCATTCTGGCCCACTACCGCCACCCGGTGGAGCTCCCCACGGTCTGCAAGGTACACAAGCACACTTGGTGAACAATAAACCTTATCTTTTAAGTTCCTCTCTTGGAATattctgtcctcctgtcctttCTTATTATCCCTGCCTCCTACTCCCCTGACCTGTTCCAAGATGGAAAACTGCTCCTCTCCGCTCCTCTCCACTGCCTGTCTGCGTTACAGCCAGCTTGGTGTATGTGATTCCCTTCCGGACCAGCAGGGGCGCTGCAGTGACGCTATTCTCCATCAGCGGGTGGTCCCTCACAAATGTCAACACCTTGTCGGGAAGTTTTAGGGAGGACTCAAACCCTTTAGCCTTCAAATCATTGTTCAAACACTAAAGGTGTGAAGGGAAGGAGCACAAAAGCCATATATATGAATATAGATATAATATAATGAAAGGCATTGTATAATGTAGAGGTGCAGATGAGTTATGTTGTTGTACAGTTTTGTACCTGGCCAGGTCTTGGTGTGGGGACAGGTTCAGGGTTGATCCAGTTCTCACAGGTCTTCTTTAGCTCTTTAAAGGGACCATCCATCGCTTTGTTGAtgtcagacagactgaaaacacacactgctgataACTCTTCATGCTCCCTAAGAAAAAACAGAGGTTGACATTAAGCCACAATGTTGCTAATTTCGGGGGGAAACATTTATATTAAGGGTTCAACATCAAAAGAATGGTTTGGTCTTTTTGGAAATAAGCGCTACAGGATATCTTGTACTTCGACATGTTTTGAGTGAGAGGAactctgtttttccttttggttGTTCATTAGCTTACCACTGGGAGGTGAACAGTCCATAGAAATGTGTACTGCTGGGGTcgtgtggtgtgtgttgtgtggtgaAAACATCTGTCAAGATGTTATAGCGTCGACCACTGGGTTTGTCCTCGCACGCCAGCTCAGCCTTGAGGAAGGTGGTCCAACGCCGCTGCAGAGTCTTCATCCCTCCCACATCAGACTGAAGAGACGGGGAGGAAGACAAGCCAGCAGTTAGTTTATACTAGTCGATGAATTGGTCAGCCAGTCAATCATTCAGTCAAGACGTTGGGTTACCTTGCAGACTCGTGCTACCCTGGGCACTTTGACTTTGGTGTAGAGGTCATACTCTTTGGCCACCTCAGTGAAGAAGAAGTAGATCTTGTCATCATCTCCTGTCGGGTTGTTGTCTGCAGACTGCTCTATGAAGGCTGAGCTCACGAACTCTGGGtctgagaaagaaacacatacacaaaatttGACTTGTTCATGTGGGAAAATATGATCAAGGTCATTTCAAGTGAAAGTTTGTTTGCATTGGAGTTTCTGTGCATAACGACAGATGTGAATATGTGGGTTTACAAgcgtgcatgtatgtgtctCACCGCTCAGCCAGTTGATGGATTGTTCAGTTCGGATACGCTCCTGCTCAGGGCCCGTTGCCCGGGAGATGTCAAACAGAGTTCCCAGGAAGTTACTGGTGGCTGCTGTGTACAGGTTACCCCCTAGACACAAGAGAGTTTTCTTGAAATAAtgcacagtgaaacacaaaatgccCCCCAATATAATCCCTTAGATTCAGCGATATTGTGATCAACCACAAACAAATTAGTGCCAAACATTCAGCACAACTGTCCCACCTGCCATAACAGCCGTGTAGTGCTGACTGGGCTCAAAGGGACACTTGCCCTTCCCCGTCTCCATCTTCACCCCTCCATCCTTAGCTTTCTCcagggtgaaggaggagagcTCCTGGAGGATGACAGGAAAAGAGATGAAGTTCGAACTACAAGGGCAACGCTGAGCTGCAA
This window harbors:
- the LOC124054387 gene encoding carbohydrate sulfotransferase 12-like; amino-acid sequence: MAAYRKFQQLLGFVGFMFLILLFFYHWDTSQEKREKIHQLQELRKKLLREMCDGDKEAFSEGKRGFEDMSNGELGNLVVDDNRGVIYCFIPKVACTNWKRVMFSLKKGEPYEDPMSISGDLVHIPNELTFLNSFPRTEIKVKLKHYTKFLFVRDPFVRLISAYRDKFQRPRQYFYYYFGRDILQLYANQPNPPQSVDEAYSSGLRPSFYNFIQYLIDPQTEKRGPFEPHWRQMYRLCHPCLIQYDFVGHQETLQDDAEHLLRMLRLEDDIKFPPSYENMTSTESVLNWFKMVPLEERRKLYKLYEGDFRLFGYRKPAELLDG
- the sema4f gene encoding semaphorin-4F, whose protein sequence is MMCPGGAMLILLPLLCMLCRASRAATLGGLGDREILGPEQFGGVTNISTFLLDHSSGMLFLGARDAILAVDTNNLNQQPRKIIWDVPEEKRRSCVAKGKTEVDCNNYIRLLEFLDDRRIYVCGTYAFDPQCSFLELSSFTLEKAKDGGVKMETGKGKCPFEPSQHYTAVMAGGNLYTAATSNFLGTLFDISRATGPEQERIRTEQSINWLSDPEFVSSAFIEQSADNNPTGDDDKIYFFFTEVAKEYDLYTKVKVPRVARVCKSDVGGMKTLQRRWTTFLKAELACEDKPSGRRYNILTDVFTTQHTPHDPSSTHFYGLFTSQWEHEELSAVCVFSLSDINKAMDGPFKELKKTCENWINPEPVPTPRPGQCLNNDLKAKGFESSLKLPDKVLTFVRDHPLMENSVTAAPLLVRKGITYTKLAVTQTGSGEERRGAVFHLGTDRGELHRVAVVGQNATLLQEIPLFTSQEPVNNILLYQGGALVGSPLSLARVHAEGCDLYTSCEVCARARGLGCMWNTDEKACRPSKVDPGPGDIIDEALKKCGIGEGRCNPSIRELRVTPGVRLLLPCIQLSPRPCSWEYPPHRHTKQHYSDLGVTVTKDNLGKYICTCQEVGPGIRDPTPCRRAAYHLTLEDPSAGGAVALTGGRQVLAIYIFLFCGGLVCGILFLYFVTRRIGRPGHHLPDNSLSSEKGRNLLGSSATPQSPSSASLLSEGFRLTEKRNGTTTTTTSTTLLSNQGNGAHHGNSFSGTLIHSNPSNGHGNSLYSNSNTSSSGLKFPSEILAADMLDGRMGDRETGRPKGFEKDSGEVDDVDEGLGDGVGEGIKGLEEELANFPIFKANAPLAQCEESSI